The following proteins come from a genomic window of Rutidosis leptorrhynchoides isolate AG116_Rl617_1_P2 chromosome 10, CSIRO_AGI_Rlap_v1, whole genome shotgun sequence:
- the LOC139873565 gene encoding uncharacterized protein, which produces MASTFYLVVSPSCKNDLNQERLSSSVVEQQTSYIICLIWADVGATHKNRAKVLMGSSERTRDIEFRKAGYNIELSSALDNSHFDKLDKRRTSQIGLWSILAGNYCCYNYLEDRIHCFLHLLLWTSSQAYLQIMPTGWAILQGTCN; this is translated from the exons ATGGCTTCAACTTTTTATCT AGTGGTGTCTCCCAGCTGCAAAAATGATCTTAACCAGGAAAGATTGAGTTCTTCTGTTGTGGAACAACAAACTTCATACATAATTTGTCTTATTTGGGCAGATGTTGGGGCAACACATAAAAACCGTGCCAAAGTGTTGATGGGG TCATCAGAACGCACACGTGATATTGAGTTCAGAAAGGCAGGATACAACATTGAACTTTCTTCCGCTTTAGATAATTCCCATTTCGACAAGTTGGACAAAAGGAGAACATCTCAAATAG GTCTATGGTCTATTTTGGCTggtaattattgttgttataattATCTTGAAG ATCGTATCCATTG TTTCTTGCACTTACTGTTGTGGACATCTTCGCAAGCTTACTTGCAAATAATGCCAACTGGATGGGCAATCTTGCAG GGAACTTGCAATTGA